The Theobroma cacao cultivar B97-61/B2 chromosome 1, Criollo_cocoa_genome_V2, whole genome shotgun sequence genome contains the following window.
tttaatttgttgtgaattttttttgaaagattccATTTTGAACAAAAGGGAATGCAAATAGTTTCAAATTTAAGGTATCTCATTTagactttttgttttctcattttgatttttgagttTACATATTTATGTCTATGTTTTGTCGCCGAAATGTATTGTGCTATTGCTATCCAatgaataaaatcattttcatttgaaaatgaaactcATTCTAGGAACATAAGAAAGAACAAttacgtttttttttttttcaaaaaacaattacatttaaaatcattagttTTAAGATACCAAGCAAATGCAGCGGCCAAGCCAGGAAttaatttgtttcaattttgtGTCATTAggtcaataaaaatatataatatattatcttttacAACTTCTCGTGCAATTCATATTTTGACAAGCTTATCGTTAAATTTAACAACCTACTCATACTTGTAATATACTTAAAGTTTAATATAAATCCAGTATTCTTATTATATCAgtcgaaaatattatttttaaaaatataaattcaatataaaaaagtaCAGCTTTTGCTAGTGTATACAATTTCTATAGttacattttattcataatgtatctaaaaatttatttagtgaaaatagattttcaaaaatattttaaaaagcaTAAACAAAgtcttattaaaaatatttttaatagcatattttaaaaatgttctGTCTTAGATAAATTTGTTGTATTGtttcaatatatatttgaagatggaaattttattgtattaaaCAAATAGttagatatttttaattaatttgaaatttattatgCATAATATATGTGAATAGAGCATGAAATCCACGAGATGGATTAACCACGTGGAAAAATGTATGAAAGGctgtaaaattaaattacttttatatCGATGTAAGCATATCATTTCTCATATTTTTCTGCTAATATaacattgaaaaaatttaaatgtaaaGGAAAATACactaaaatataatataactttcaaataattaaatatttttttgcaaTTCATCCATAATGCAAAACTTATTCTTAATCGCTTCATTAGCAATATTACctcatttttctcttatatcaatcaaaattttagaaaaatgatataaataaCTATTCAAATAGATagattatataataatttgtttttctttttgttgataTTACAGTTTGCTATCAAATTAATAACTAAGttatgagaaaattatttcatcTAGTGCAACAAACAACCAATTATGTCATTGAgatacttttaatataaaagtaGATCAAACTCACACATAGTGTATATcatagaaataataataaataaataaattatagcTTGTAAGTGTGATGACAACAAAGTGAAAAGAGAGTAGAATTTCAGCAATTAACAAAtcacatttctttaattttgataagttATAAATgtgattaataaaatattattacaaataaattccaaaaatttctttaagcTCACAAGTTAATCTTATACTCTtagtaaaagaaattattaaaattgtaAGTTAAAAATGTAAAGGTGAAGATGAGAGTAATAGTGGGCAAAAGCCTTCACTGAGATGCTGAATGGACAATCAACCATTACATAATGaacccaaaaaggaaaaatggacCCGAAGAAGGTAAAAGATGTCAGAGACGATTGGGTGCTTGTTCTTGGGCTAACCCAAATCTTAGAAGGCTCAAGTAGGGAGACTCTGGCTGAACACTTGGGGAAATGTATTCGAGAGTCCATTTCTTTATGATCCAAGTAAATGGGCCTAAAGCAGCTTTGCAGCCGCCTCGGCCTGAGGGTCCTCGCCTTAAAAGGAGtgttaaaacaataaaataaaaattaaacatgattAAATATGGACCGCTAAAACTTTTGAGGTCGTCGGTTTATTAAGCAAGGTCCCCAAGTAAATAAATCCAATAGTAGGGACCGATCAGTAAATCTGGAAAGTTCTTCTCCCTCCCCCTTTTCAACTAGTGCCATACTATTATAACTGAAATGATAAATAACCCAACCCATATTACCCTAGCCTCCCTCTCTTTTCCCCAACCCTGAGTTCAACTTCTagggttttcattttttttttaaaattggaatttttctCAACCGACCCAAtcaaatttccttttctaAAAGTTTTAGGGTTTTGGATGGGTACggagaggaagagaaaggTGAGCTTGTTCGATGTGGTGGATGAGACATCGGCTAAGATATCGAAATCGAACGGCGGAGGGTTAGCGGCGATGAACGTCAACAGCTCGATCAACAAGTGGAATGGAAGGCCTTATTCGCAAAGGTATTACGAGATTTTGGAGAAGAGGAAAACGCTCCCTGTTTGGCAACAGAAAGAGGAGTTTTTGCAAGTGTTGAAAGCCAATCAAACGCTTATCTTAGTCGGTGAAACCGGTAGCGGTAAAACCACTCAGGTCAGCGAAACCAAAAATTTAAATCCCAACTTTTTCAGCCGTAAATTTCTACAATTCATTCTGATTTACTACGAACAATTATTACGGATTTCTATTTGAGGAAAGAATTAGGGAGTTACATTTCTAGGGTTTTTTTGTTGTACAGATACCTCAGTTTGTATTGGACGCTGTGGATATAGAAACTCCGGATAAGCGGAGGAAAATGATGATTGCGTGTACACAGCCACGAAGAGTGGCTGCTATGTCTGTTTCGCGGCGTGTTGCTGAAGAAATGGATGTAACTATTGGAGAGGAGGTTGGTTATAGTATTCGTTTTGAAGATTGCAGTGGTGCAAGAACTGTTTTAAAGTAAGCTTATCTTTCTTGTTGTCATATTGGGTATTGTCTGGTGTCTACATGGATATGAATTAGCGATGTTAaggttctttttttctttttgcttggCAGGTATCTAACAGATGGTATGCTTTTAAGGGAAGCGATGACTGATCCTCTTTTAGAAAGATATAAAGTTATTATTCTTGATGAAGCCCATGAAAGAACTTTGGCGACAGATGTGCTATTTGGGCTTCTGAAAGAAGTGTTGAAGAATCGACCTGATCTTAAGCTAGTTGTTATGAGTGCAACACTTGAGGCAGAAAAGTTTCAGGGTTATTTTAATGGTGCACCACTTATGAAGGTTCCTGGTAGGCTTCACCCTGTGGAGATATTCTACACTCAGGAACCTGAAAGGGATTACTTGGAGGCTGCTATTCGGACTGTTGTGCAGATACACATGTGTGAACCTGCTGGTGACATCCTTGTTTTCCTGACTGGAGAGGAGGAGATAGAAGATGCATGTCGCAAAATAACTAAAGAAGCTGGAAACATGGGGGATCAAGTGGGACCTGTTAAAGTAGTGCCTTTATATTCAACTCTTCCACCAGCAATGCAACAGAAGATTTTTGAACCTGCTCCACCTCCTGTGAAGGAGGATGGTCCTCCTGGAAGGAAGATTGTGGTGTCAACAAACATTGCTGAAACTTCCTTGACTATAGATGGGATTGTTTATGTTATTGACCCAGGGTTTGCTAAACAAAAGGTTTATAACCCACGAGTGCGCGTTGAGTCCTTGTTGGTGTCTCCAATATCGAAGGCAAGTGCACACCAAAGATCTGGTCGTGCTGGAAGAACTCAACCTGGAAAATGTTTCAGGCTATACACTGAGAAGAGTTTCAATAATGATCTGCAGCCACAGACCTATCCTGAAATATTAAGATCAAACCTTGCAAATTCAGTTCTCACTTTGAAGAAACTGGGAATTGATGATCTGGTGCATTTTGATTTTATGGACCCACCTGCGCCAGAGACATTGATGCGGGCATTGGAAGTGTTGAATTACTTGGGAGCATTGGATGATGATGGGAACTTAACAAAGTTGGGAGAGATCATGAGTGAATTCCCCTTGGATCCTCAAATGTCAAAGATGCTCGTAGTTAGTTCCGAATTCAACTGTTCAAATGAGATTCTTTCAGTTGCTGCCATGCTTtcaggtattttttttttttttctagcatGCTTTTCTGTGTTTGTGTTGAGTCAGGTCTTAGGAAGTAGTTGTCATGGGGCTCTTATCATTCTTGATATTGTCCCTACTTGAATAGTTTGCACACAGGCTTGTGCACAACACTGAATGTTAACTGTTTACATGCATACACTTGTATGCATTGATACAGTTAAAGTTGTAATGTGTCTTAGGTTGTCATCAGCAACTGTCTTGTCTGGGTTCCATGCCCCCCGTTGGCATGCACCATAGGATTTCTAAGTAAGTGCTGATGCAGATAGTTGCAGTTTCTCAGTATTCTCTCATGAAGCAAATGGTGTCGTCTCGCCTGTATGCCTCTGCTGACCTACCGTGGGCCTCTTCTGTGATAactaaattctttctttagtACCCAATTGCTTTGTCCGGCCTAGGGAGGCACAAAAAGCTGCAGATGAAGCAAAAGCTAGGTTTGGGCACATTGATGGGGATCATCTTACGCTTTTGAATGTGTACCATGCTTACAAACAAAACAGTAAGTACTTAGATCCTTTTCCCTAAAGATGACCGAAATTTATTTACTAGCAGCAATTGATCAAAGAGTCTTACAATCTGTGAAAAAACTGCAGACGAGGATTCATCTTGGTGCTATGAGAATTTTGTCAACCATAGAGCACTGAAGGCTGCTGATAATGTTAGACAACAGCTGGTGCGCATAATGGCCAGGTTTAACCTCAAGCTCTGCAGCACCGATTTCAACAGCCGTGACTACTACATCAACATTAGAAAGGCTATGCTTGCTGGGTATTTTATGCAGGTAGCTCATCTG
Protein-coding sequences here:
- the LOC18613736 gene encoding probable pre-mRNA-splicing factor ATP-dependent RNA helicase DEAH2, which codes for MGTERKRKVSLFDVVDETSAKISKSNGGGLAAMNVNSSINKWNGRPYSQRYYEILEKRKTLPVWQQKEEFLQVLKANQTLILVGETGSGKTTQIPQFVLDAVDIETPDKRRKMMIACTQPRRVAAMSVSRRVAEEMDVTIGEEVGYSIRFEDCSGARTVLKYLTDGMLLREAMTDPLLERYKVIILDEAHERTLATDVLFGLLKEVLKNRPDLKLVVMSATLEAEKFQGYFNGAPLMKVPGRLHPVEIFYTQEPERDYLEAAIRTVVQIHMCEPAGDILVFLTGEEEIEDACRKITKEAGNMGDQVGPVKVVPLYSTLPPAMQQKIFEPAPPPVKEDGPPGRKIVVSTNIAETSLTIDGIVYVIDPGFAKQKVYNPRVRVESLLVSPISKASAHQRSGRAGRTQPGKCFRLYTEKSFNNDLQPQTYPEILRSNLANSVLTLKKLGIDDLVHFDFMDPPAPETLMRALEVLNYLGALDDDGNLTKLGEIMSEFPLDPQMSKMLVVSSEFNCSNEILSVAAMLSVPNCFVRPREAQKAADEAKARFGHIDGDHLTLLNVYHAYKQNNEDSSWCYENFVNHRALKAADNVRQQLVRIMARFNLKLCSTDFNSRDYYINIRKAMLAGYFMQVAHLERTGHYLTVKDNQVVHLHPSNCLDHKPEWVIYNEYVLTSRNFIRTVTDIRGEWLVDIAPHYYDLENFPQCEAKRVLEKLYKKKEKDREESRNRR